The Litorilinea aerophila DNA window GAGTCCCGGATGGTTCCGGGGTGTCAGGGCAGAGTTTCCTGCCAGAGGCGTCGCTCCAGCACAAACCCCCAGGGCGCCGGCTCCAACACTCCCTGCCAGCCTGAGCTGTAGGCCCAGCCCGTCGTCTGGCTGCCGATCAGGACGTACGGGAGCCGGGCGTGGATCTCTTCCTGCACGGCCCGATAGGCGGCCGCCCGGACCTCGGGATCACACTCGGACGCCAGCCGCGCCTGATCCAGCCAGGTATCTACCCCGGCGTCGTGGAAACTGGTGAAGTTGTAGCCCGTGCCCGGCCTGTCTTCCCGGCTGTGCCAGAAGGTGCTCAGCCCTGGGTCCGGAGCCACATGATCCCACCCCGCCAGGGCCAGATCGAAGCGCTGCCCCAACAACTCCTGAGCCAGGCGGTCAAAGGGAAGGGGCTGGAAGGTCACTGCCATGCCCACAGCCGCCAGATCGGCCTGAATGAACTCCCCCATCTGGACCCGCCGGGGGTTGTCCTCGTTGGTTAGCAGGGTCAGGTGAAGCACCTGGCCGTCCTTCTCCCGCACGCCATCGCCATCCCTGTCCACCCAACCGGCTTCCTCCAGAAGCTGAGCGGCCGCGGCAGGGTCATAGGCGTAGGGGGTGAGCCCAGGGGCGTAGGCCCAACCCACGGTGGGCAGCACGTAGCTGGCCATGGGCACCAGCTCTCCCTGGTAGATCGCCTGGTCGATCCGCTGGATGTGGATGGCGTGGGCAATGGCCTGGCGCACCCGCAGATCGCCCAGGATGGGATGGGGCGGCTGGGGCACGGGCTGGTCCTGATCATCCCGCCCTGGACGGGGATCCGCGGGGTCGGCCAGGTTGAGGGCCAGGAAGGTGTATCCATTCTCCGGGAAGGTAGCAGCCACCACGCCGGGCAGGGCAGCCACTTGCTGGCGCTCCCCCGGAGCCAGGCGCACCAGATCCAGCTCGCCGGCAGCCAGCAGGCGTCGGCGCTCCGCCGCATCGGGCACCACCCGGAAGATCCAGCGCTGCAGCGCCGGCGCGACGGCGGCAGCGCCCGACGGCGTGGCGGTGGATGCTCGCCGGGCCAGGACGATCTCCTGCCCCGGCGTCCAGCTCACGAATTCAAAGGGGCCGGCGCTCACGGTGGGCGCCTGGTTTAAAGGATGATCCCGCAAACCGCTGAAATCGTCCCCATAGGCATGGGCGGGCAACACCGGGTGGCGCAAGAGTTGCAGGAAGGGGCAGCCGGGCTGTTGCAGCCGCACGACCAGGGTGTCGGGCCGGGGCACCGACAGCCCGGCAATGGCGGCGGCCAGGGTGCGATACGGGCTGGCCACGGCAGGGCTGACCAGGGCCTGGTAGGTGAACTGGACATCCCGAGCCGTGACCGGCTGGCCATCGCTCCATTGCAGGTCCGTGCGCAGGGTGAAGGTCAGCACCTGTCCGCCCTCGCCGATGCGCCAGTCCACGGCCAGGCCTCCCCCGGAGACAGGCGCCAGGCCGGTCTGGGGGTCTTGGGCCAGCAGGCGGGGAAAGAGCTTGTCGATGACCGCCAGGCTGGTCTCGTTGGTGGTCAGCACCGGATTGAAGCTGTCTGCATCCTGGTGGACGGCCTGAATCAGGGTGTGGGCAGGCTGGGGCGCCGGAGTGGGCGCAGGAGCCGCCAGGGCGGTCGGCGTGAAAGTGGGCGCCAGCGCCGGCGGGGTCTCGCTCGCCGGGGTCGCCGGCTCGTCGGAGAAGAGGGGGCGGAGCCACCAGATCGCCCCGACCACCAACATGGCGGCCAGGCCGATTGCCAGGAAGACGTGGAAAGATCTCACAGCCCGTTCACCGCTTCAGGCGCGGGTCCAACGCGTCCCGCAGGCCGTCGCCGATCAGGTAAAACGCCAGCACCGTCAACGTGATCAACAGGCCGGGCGCCACCAGCAGGTGCAAAGCCGTGAATTGACCCGTGGCCGGGTCCCGGAGGAAGACAAAGTTGTTGGCCCGGGTCAGCATGCTGCCCCAGGTGGCGGTGGGCGGCTGAATGCCCAGCCCCAAAAAGCTCAGGGAGGACTCCACCAGGATCAGGGTACCGATGTCGATGGCAGTGACCACGATGATGACCGGAATGCTGTTGGGGATCAGGTGCTGCCACAGGATACGGCTGTCCCTGGCGCCCAGGGCCCGGGCGGCCAGCACAAAGTCCAGCGCCTTGATCTTGAAGACATTGCCCCGCACGAAACGGGCAGTGCCGAACCAGCCCAGAAAGCCCAGGAAGAGGGTCAGGGTGGTGGGGTTGGGCTTGAAGATGGCGGAGACGATAATGAGCAGGTAGATGCCGGGGATGGATACCAGGGTGTTGATTATCCACATGACCACGTCGTCCACCACGCCACCAAAGTAGCCCGCCACCGCACCGATGAAGACCCCCAACACCAGGGCAATGGCCGCAGCCGAAAAGGCCACGGTCAGGCTCACCCGTCCGCCGTAGAGCAGGCGAGCCAGCTGATCTCGCCCCAACTGATCGGTCCCCAACCAGTGGGGAATGCCGCCGGACTGCCCCAACATCAAGGGGGCGGTCATGGGATCCAGCCCCAGGCGCCACTGGATGTAGGGGATCAGATAGGGCTGCTGAAAGGCGTTGGCCGGATTGGTCTGGTTGGGCCCCACGCCCACCAGCGTCTCCGTGATGGGCTCGGCCAACATTGCCAACACGGCCAACAGGGTCACAAAGGCCATGGCCGCCAGGGTCAGCCGATCCCGGGCCAGGCTCTGCACGGCCATGCGCCAGTAAGTTTGGGGTTTACGGAGGAGAAGGTCCTCCTGGCTGCGGTGTTTGGTTTGGTCGGCCGTCGCGCCAGCCAGCTTGATACCCATGAAAACGCCTCGACTTCCAGCCAGTCAGGATAACCGGACCCGGGGATCCACGATCCCGTAGAGGATGTCGGACAGCAAGTTGCCCAACACCACCAGCACCGAGAAGAACATCACGGCCCCCAACACCATGGGGTAGTCCCGCTGAAACGCGGCGTTGAGGGTCAGACGCCCCATGCCCGGCCAGGCAAAGACCGTTTCCGTCACCACCGCGCCGGTCAGGACGCCCAGGATGGCCGGCCCCAGCACGGTCATCAGCGGGATCAAGGCATTGCGAAAGGCATGGAGGAACCAGATCCGGGCCGGCGCCAGGCCCTTGGCATGGGCGGTGCGGATGTAATCGGTGTGGATTACCTCCAGCGTCTCGGTCCGCATGATGCGGCTAAAAAGGGCGATGCCGCCGAAGGCCAGGACAAAGGCCGGCAGCACCAGATGTTCCAGCCGATCCATCAGGTCAAACTCCCCGGTCAGGGTCACCGTCTGACGGCCACCGGTGGGCAGCCAGCCCAGGTAGACGCCGAAGAAGAAGATCAACAGCAGGGCCATCCAGAACGCGGGCACCGCCTGGAAGATCACGGCAAAGAAGCGGACCAGGTTGTCCAGCCAGGAGCCCCGATAGGCGGCGCTCAACACGCCCAGGGGCACGCCGATCAGCAGGGAGAGCAACAGGCTGGTGATGCCCAGCTCCAGGGTGGCCGGCATCCGCTCCACCAGACGATCCCAGACCGGCTGATTCGTCTGGAGGCTGGTCCCCAGGTCCCCCCGCAGAATCCCGCCGCCGCTGTCACAGAGGGTATAGCCGGGCCAGGCCAGATACCAGCAGCGCACGCCGTCTCCGCTCAGTTCGTCCACCACATCCCCCTGGCGCAGGGAGAGACCCGTTAACCAGCGGATGTACTGGATGGGCAAGGACTGGTCTAGACCCAGCTGACGTCGGAGGGTGGCCCGCGCCTCCTCATCGATATTGGGATCGAAGGTGCGGATCAGGATGGGATCGCCCGGGGCAGCATTCACCAGGAAGAAGCTGATCAGGCTGACACCCAGGAGGGTGGGGATGGCCTGCAACAGGCGTCGGATGATGTAGCGGGTCATGGTGGAAGAGGTCACTCCATGTACACAAAGGCCAGCCGAGCAGGAGCCGGAACAACATGGCGCCCGGCGCGACGAAGTCGACCTCCCGCCGGCCCTCGACGCCGGACATCTGGGCTGGGTATCCGGTGCAGATACCCAGCCCACAGGGAAGGTCGACCTCGTCCCGTCTCACCTGGCCACGTCTTGCGTCACCACAGGAGCATTGCCCGAAAAACACGTCAGAACTGCAGGGACCGCTCAGGGCTGCAGGCTGGTGTCATACCACTGGTGGACGTTCCAGTAGAAGGACCAGGGGCCAGGGTTCAGTCCGGCCCATTTGGCGTTGTAGCCCACATTGCCGACGCCGCCGCTGATGAAGATGTACGGGATGTCATCGTGGATGATCTGCTGGATCTCCTTGTAGATGGGCGCCCGATCCTCTGGCGCACAGCCAGGCACCGAGTAGCCCGCCTCCAGCAACTCGTCGACGCGGGGGTTCTGATAGCTGACAAAGTTGAAGCCGCTGCCCGGCGTGTCGAACCGGCTGGACCAGAAAGCGTCGTCGTTGGGATCGGTGCCCAGGCCCGTCCAGCCGATGATCACCATGTCGAAGGTCTGGCCCAACAACTGATCCACCAGGGTCCCGAAGTCAATGGCCTCAAACTGAATGTCGAAACCAATGGCGTTGAGCTGATCCTGCACCAGCACGCCCAGGTCTTCTCGGGTGGTATTGCCGGCGTTGGTCTTCAGGGAGAGGGAAAGGCGCTGGCCGTCCTTCTCCCGCACGCCGTCGCCGTCGCTGTCCACCCAGCCGGCTTCATCCAGGATCTGCTGGGCCAACTCCGGGTCGTAGGCGTAGGGTTCCAGGGTGTCGTCGTGGGCCCACTCAATGGCCGGCAGCACGTTGGCTGCAATGGGGTAGCCCTGGCCCAGGTAGACGTTGTCGATGATGGTCTGGTAGTCCAGGGCGTGGGCCATGGCCAGGCGCACCGCCCGGTCGCTCAGGATGGGATGGGGATCCTGCGGGATCAGGTTACCGGCTTCATCCCGGCCCGGCTGGGGATTGGCCGGATTGGCCAGGTTGAGGCCGATGTAGGAATAGCCGTCATCCTGGAAGCGGTACCGCTTCAGGTTGGCGTCGGCATCCACCGCAGCGATCTGCTCGGGCTGTACCGGGATCACATCCACCTCGCCGCTCTGGAGCTGGGCCAGCCGGGTGCCGGGATCGGGGATGACCTTGTAGATCATGCCCTCCATGTAGGGGGCACCCTCCCAGTAGGTTTCATTGCGCACCAGGACCGTGTTGTCGTCTCGAGTCCAGCTCTGGAAACGGAAGGGTCCGGCGCTGACGCTGGGGGCCTCGTTTTCGGCGCTGGTCATGATGTCGCTAAAATCCTCGGCGAAGCGGTGGCTGGGCAGCCAGCCCAACCCCAGGTCAAACAGACCGTCACACTTGACGGTGCTAAAGGTGACCCGGAGGGTCAGCGGGTCCACCACCTCGATGCTGGCGATGTTCTCCACGTTGCTCTTGCGGGGGGTCTCCACCAGGTCACTGGCGATGGCCTGGTAGGTGTACTGGAAATCGTAGGCATCCACCGGCTCGCCGTCGCTCCAGGTCACGCCATCCCGCAGGTGGAAGGTCCAGACCAGCCCATCTTCCGAAACCTCCCAGCTTTCCGCCATGGCGCCCTGGGAGGTGGGCGCGCCGGTGAAGGGGTCGGCGTTGATCAGGCCCGGGAAGAGCATGGTGATCACATCGGAGCTGGCGGAATCGGACGAGAGGATGGGGTTGAGGATGGAGGCATCGGCCGAGGTGGCCCGGGTCCAGACGCCGCCGGGCACGATGGTCTCCGGGGCGGCCGCTTCAGCCTCGGCAGCCGGCGCCGCCTCCGAGGCTGCGCTCTCGCCCGCCGACTCCGGCACGATGGGCTCCGGCTGGACACAGCCACCAACGGCCAGGGCGACGACGAGCAGGAAAAGGGTCAGGGTATACAGTCGTTTACGCATAAACCATTCCTTGTCAGATAAAATTACCGTCTCACCAGACGCACTTGCAGGAAGTGTCAGCCATCGACGGCTTTCCAGAAACAGGCCACAGCGGGGGAGGCGGAGCAGAAAGCCAGGAGGACACGGGCGTTCCTGTGGAAGTGCTTTCCCGGCTAAATAGTACCATTGCTGCAGGCAATCGACCAAGGGAGATGCATGGCCGGGGTATGGTATAATGCCAGCAACCTGCGGCGTGATTTCTAGAAAACGAAGAACCGCACCACTTTCTCGTGGTGCGGTTCCTGGTCGGGGCGAGAGGATTTGAACCTCCGACCTCTTCAACCCCATTGAAGCGCGCTACCAAGCTGCGCTACGCCCCGACAACAACTGTCTAGAGTATAACAGATGCTGCACGGCATCGCAAATGCGCACCGCCGTAAAAAAACATGCTTCAGGGAGCGCCCTCTATGCATCAGACGCTGTTTCATCTCCTCCGATTGAGCAGCCTGATCCTCCTCTGGGGATGGTTGGCATCCCCCGCTATTGTCCGCGCCCAGGAGACCGGTGCGTCGCCAGCCGACTGGACCCCCATCTACGAGCTCCAGGGCACGGGGTTCACCTCGCCCCATCAAGGCGAATGGCACGACACCCATGGCGTTGTGACGGGCATTACCCCCACCGGCTTCTACCTGCAGGACCCCACCGGCGACGGCAACCTGCAAACCAGCGACGGCATCTTTGTCTACACCCGGGATCGCCCCCCTGTCGTCCCCGGCCAGTGCGTTTGGGTCCAGCGGGGCTATGTGGACGAATTTTACGACAAAACCGAACTCTCCCGCATCCGGGCCGTGCGTCCCTCCACCCACTGCCAGACCACCACCGTGACCCCGGTGCCCCTGCCGGAGCTACTACCCGGCATGGACCACCCCTCCTGGCTGGAGCCATATGAAGGCATGCTGGTAGCCATTCCCGGTCAGCCGGGGGTGGTCCACGGGCCGACCAAACGCTTCCGCAACGGGGATGTGGAAATTGCATGGAGCCCGGCATGGATGGTGGCGTTTGGCGCGCCTCGCCGCGCCTTCCAGGGGGAAATCCACCCGCCCCTCCTGTACTGGAGCGGCATCCTGGGTACACCGCTGCCAGACGCCGCCTGGGGCGACCGCATCATCCCCGTCCCCGGCCAGGCCACAGCCATGGTCGCGGCCATCGTCGACTACAATTTCGGCAAGTACCAGTTCCTGCCCCTGCCCGGCCAATCTTTTGCCGTGGAAGCCAATCCCCGTCCGCCGGGTCGGGCCACTCCCACCACGGCGGACGAGATCTCCCTCTGCACGTTCAACCTCTACGGCTTCGGCCAGGGAACTGCCCAGTATCCAGACGAGGCCAGCTATGTGCGGCAGCTGCGACGCCGGGCCCTGGCCATCGCCGAAGGCTTGCAGGGGTGCACGGTCATCGGGCTGCAGGAGCTGGGCAACCCGGAGGATGGCCGGCGGCTGACAGAGCTGCTGGCCGTGGCCCACGGGCTGGACTATCAGGCCACCGCCCTCCCCGGCCCCGACAGCAGCGACCCCGAGTTTCCCCTGACCCTGGGCTTCCTGACCCGCCAGAGCCGGGTGTCGGTGCAGGCTGCCCGTTCGGCCCAGGGCTGCTCACCCACAGACTTCCAGGTCTCGACGGTGGACTCGCCCTGCCCGGCCGGCCTCTACCCACTCTTCAGCCGACCGCCCCTGGTGGTCCACCTGGCCATCCATGGCCAGTGGCCGGAGCCATATGAACTCTATGTCATCAACAACCACTGGAAGAGTAAAGCAGGGGATGAGACCCTGAACGCGGCCTGGCGGCTGGAGCAGGCCCGCCACGTGGCCCGGCTGGTCCAGGAAATCACGGCGGACGAGCCTGGAGCCCGGGTAGTCGTCCTGGGGGATCTCAACGACTACTACGACAGCGCCCCCGTTCGCCTGGTCCAGGCGGAAAGTCGCCCATCGCTGGTCCATGCCTATGACTTTTTGCCGCGCCAGGACCGATACACCTACATTTACAACGGCGCCAGCCAGGTGCTGGACCACATTCTCATCTCCCCTTCCCTGCTGGAGGACTTCGCCGGCATCCAGGTCATTCACATGAATGCCGACTACCCAACTCCGGCCCAGGAGCGCCCGGACGATCTCCGCCACGTCAGCGACCATGACCCCGTGCTGCTACGGCTGCGGCCGGGCGGGGCAGCCAACCTGGCCGGCAACCTGATCTACCCGGACATTGGCATCACTTTGAGGAATGAAGACGGGGATGTTCTGGCCACCGCCCGGACAGACGCCGATGGGGATTTTCGCTTCTGGAACCTGCAGCCGGGCACCTACACCCTGGCGTATGCGCCACCGGCTGGCATCCAGGTGACGCCGCCGGACCAACCGGTGGCGCTGACGGTAGGCTTTCAGCAAGCCCCACCGGCCCAGGTGCGCCACCAGGCCATCGAGACAGCCGCGACACTGCTCCTGTGGAGTCTGAATGCGCGCGCCGAAATCCAAGGAATATCCAGATAAAAATGAACGCCCGCGGTGGTTCATCAGGGGATGGATAAAACCCCACTGAACGTGGTATGATATCCCCAGTGCAAAGACCGTCCCTGGCAACCGCAGGCTAATCAAGGACTCGCCCATGAAACACGTCTACCTGACCTGGCATGACCTGGAAGAACTGGTCAGCAAGCTGATCTTCAAACTGAACACCCCCTACGACGCCATCCTGGTCATCACCCGGGGTGGCATCATCCCCGGCGGGATGATCGCCGAGGCCCTGGGCATGAAGGACGTCCTGACGGCAGCCGTCTACTTCCCAGAAGATCCCAGCCAGCGCAGCAAGCTGAGCTGGCCCCGCTTCCAGCAATTCCCGACGGACACGCTCCTCTCCGGGCGCAAGATCCTGGTGGTGGACAACCTCTGGTACCAGGGACGCACCATCATGGCCGTCAAAGGGCGCATTGAGACGGCCGGCGGCTACCCGGAGCTGGCCGTCATCCATTGGAAGAAACAGAGCAGCTACTTCCCGGACGAGCAGCCCGACTACTACGCGGAGATCACCGAAGACTTCATCCACTATCCATGGCAGCGGATCGACGACTCGGACTACCGCATCCGGGCCCACCCCATCATGCCCCTGTCCTGAGTCAACACCCGACCGCCATCGCCCGGATCAACGCCTGGAACATCACCAAGAAAGATAGCATGACTTCAGCAGCCAACCTTACGCCCGACGCTCCCGCCGCCGACCGGATCCCCGTGATCCTGGAGCGACTGCATCAGGAGTACCCCGACGCGCGCTGCGCGCTCCACCACGAGAATCCCCTGCAGCTCCTGGTGGCCACCATCCTCTCGGCCCAGTGCACCGACGAACGGGTCAACCAGGTGACGCCCGAGCTCTTCGCCCGCTATCCCACCGCGGAGGCCTTCGCCCAGGCCGACCTGGAAGAACTGGAGCAGGCCGTCCGTTCCACTGGCTTCTACCGCAACAAGGCCCGCAACATCCAGCAGGCCTGCCGGCGCATTGTGGCCGAGTACGGCGGCCAGGTACCGGACACCATGGAAGAGCTCCTCACCCTGCCCGGCGTGGCCCGCAAGACGGCCAACGTGGTCCTGGGAACCGCCTTCGGCATTGCCGACGGCATCGTGGTAGATACCCACGTGAAACGCCTGGCCAACCGCCTGGGCCTGACCCAGGAGTCCAACCCAGAAAAAATCGAGCGGGACCTGCAAGCCCTGGTCCCCCGGGAGGAGTGGATCGACATCTCGCACCTGCTCATCTTCCACGGCCGGCAGGTCTGCAGTGCCCGCAAGCCTCGCTGCGCGGCCTGCGTCCTGAACGACCTCTGTCCATCCGCCCAGGTCTAGTAAACCCCGGCAGAAATTCGCCGATCAGGCCTCTGGCCTGCGGCATAGCCGATCAGGCCTCTGGCCCGCGGCTTAGCCGATGGTTTGCACCAGAGGGAGCGCGCCCAGAGGGCACCCGCAATTTCTGCCGCGGTATTGACGCCAGACTGTACTGGCCACACGCCCGGAGGCGTCAACCAACCGAACGTCCTGTCCCAAAACCGGAGGCGATCCCGTGTTCCCATCCCCCGAGACCCGCCGCCCCATCCGACCCTGGCTGCTGGCCCTGTGCCTGCTCCTGGCCATGGCCGCATCCTGCCGGGGCAACCGCGATGCCGCACGCCCCGCCGAGCCCAGCCCCACACCCACCCGCACCCAGGCAGCGACCACCCGCCCCCCTGAGCCCCAGAGTCCACCCCAGCCCTTCCTCAACGGGCCAGATGGCAGCTATCACCTGCCCCTGCCGGAGGGCTGGTCCTTCCAGCCGGCGCCCATCGGGCCGCAGCTGCCCCTTCCCCACAGCCAGCTGGATAACGCCGGCTGGCTGATCGGCCCGGAAGACGGAGCCACCTATCCACTGGCCATCGCCCGGGTGCCGTCCGCCGGCCTGACCCCGGAAACATACGTGGGCCAGATCCAGGAGCAACTGGGCCGTACCACTCCCGAGATCCAGCCCACCAGCACCCTGACCTACACCGGGCCCCTCGACCGACAGCCCGTGCTCCTCCTCACCTATCCGGTCCAGTCTCACGGGATGGTGGCCCTCCAGCTCACGGTGCCCATCGGGGAGGAACTGCTGCTCCTGACCGCTGCGACGCCGGCCGGGCAGGAGGAACGTCTGCATGAAGTACTGCTCCAGGCAGCTCGGGCCGCGATCCTGCCGCCGCGCCCGTGACCCGGCCCACGGGGCCCGCCAGCTGCCCTTAGCGCCCATCCTGTTTGGGCCCGGGCAGTCGCTTCACCAGGCGCCGGATAAGTCCTTCCGGGGCGGGCGGCTCCTGGCAAGCCTCGCCTGCAGTGCGCCAGCGACTGCCGGGGCGAGGTCCTGCGGCCAATGCCTGCAGCACCGTCTCCAGGTCCTGGGGCCCCAGCCAGGCCGCCTGGAAGCGCACTGTCTCCGCCTTGGCCACCAGCAGGAAATCCCCCTTACCTTCCAGCTTCTCCGCGCCCGAATCGCTCAGGCCGGTGGCGTAGCGGGCCTCATCCCGGCTGGCCACCGCACCCACCAGCCGCACCGGGAAATTGGCCTTGACCGCGCTGCCGATGAGGCTGGCCGTGGGCTTTTGAGTGCACGCGACCAGGTGAATGCCCGCCTCCCGGCCCCGCTGGCTGATACGGGTGA harbors:
- a CDS encoding phosphoribosyltransferase, whose amino-acid sequence is MKHVYLTWHDLEELVSKLIFKLNTPYDAILVITRGGIIPGGMIAEALGMKDVLTAAVYFPEDPSQRSKLSWPRFQQFPTDTLLSGRKILVVDNLWYQGRTIMAVKGRIETAGGYPELAVIHWKKQSSYFPDEQPDYYAEITEDFIHYPWQRIDDSDYRIRAHPIMPLS
- a CDS encoding ABC transporter permease, producing MTRYIIRRLLQAIPTLLGVSLISFFLVNAAPGDPILIRTFDPNIDEEARATLRRQLGLDQSLPIQYIRWLTGLSLRQGDVVDELSGDGVRCWYLAWPGYTLCDSGGGILRGDLGTSLQTNQPVWDRLVERMPATLELGITSLLLSLLIGVPLGVLSAAYRGSWLDNLVRFFAVIFQAVPAFWMALLLIFFFGVYLGWLPTGGRQTVTLTGEFDLMDRLEHLVLPAFVLAFGGIALFSRIMRTETLEVIHTDYIRTAHAKGLAPARIWFLHAFRNALIPLMTVLGPAILGVLTGAVVTETVFAWPGMGRLTLNAAFQRDYPMVLGAVMFFSVLVVLGNLLSDILYGIVDPRVRLS
- a CDS encoding ABC transporter permease, with protein sequence MGIKLAGATADQTKHRSQEDLLLRKPQTYWRMAVQSLARDRLTLAAMAFVTLLAVLAMLAEPITETLVGVGPNQTNPANAFQQPYLIPYIQWRLGLDPMTAPLMLGQSGGIPHWLGTDQLGRDQLARLLYGGRVSLTVAFSAAAIALVLGVFIGAVAGYFGGVVDDVVMWIINTLVSIPGIYLLIIVSAIFKPNPTTLTLFLGFLGWFGTARFVRGNVFKIKALDFVLAARALGARDSRILWQHLIPNSIPVIIVVTAIDIGTLILVESSLSFLGLGIQPPTATWGSMLTRANNFVFLRDPATGQFTALHLLVAPGLLITLTVLAFYLIGDGLRDALDPRLKR
- a CDS encoding ABC transporter substrate-binding protein, translated to MRKRLYTLTLFLLVVALAVGGCVQPEPIVPESAGESAASEAAPAAEAEAAAPETIVPGGVWTRATSADASILNPILSSDSASSDVITMLFPGLINADPFTGAPTSQGAMAESWEVSEDGLVWTFHLRDGVTWSDGEPVDAYDFQYTYQAIASDLVETPRKSNVENIASIEVVDPLTLRVTFSTVKCDGLFDLGLGWLPSHRFAEDFSDIMTSAENEAPSVSAGPFRFQSWTRDDNTVLVRNETYWEGAPYMEGMIYKVIPDPGTRLAQLQSGEVDVIPVQPEQIAAVDADANLKRYRFQDDGYSYIGLNLANPANPQPGRDEAGNLIPQDPHPILSDRAVRLAMAHALDYQTIIDNVYLGQGYPIAANVLPAIEWAHDDTLEPYAYDPELAQQILDEAGWVDSDGDGVREKDGQRLSLSLKTNAGNTTREDLGVLVQDQLNAIGFDIQFEAIDFGTLVDQLLGQTFDMVIIGWTGLGTDPNDDAFWSSRFDTPGSGFNFVSYQNPRVDELLEAGYSVPGCAPEDRAPIYKEIQQIIHDDIPYIFISGGVGNVGYNAKWAGLNPGPWSFYWNVHQWYDTSLQP
- the nth gene encoding endonuclease III, whose protein sequence is MTSAANLTPDAPAADRIPVILERLHQEYPDARCALHHENPLQLLVATILSAQCTDERVNQVTPELFARYPTAEAFAQADLEELEQAVRSTGFYRNKARNIQQACRRIVAEYGGQVPDTMEELLTLPGVARKTANVVLGTAFGIADGIVVDTHVKRLANRLGLTQESNPEKIERDLQALVPREEWIDISHLLIFHGRQVCSARKPRCAACVLNDLCPSAQV
- a CDS encoding endonuclease/exonuclease/phosphatase family protein, whose amino-acid sequence is MHQTLFHLLRLSSLILLWGWLASPAIVRAQETGASPADWTPIYELQGTGFTSPHQGEWHDTHGVVTGITPTGFYLQDPTGDGNLQTSDGIFVYTRDRPPVVPGQCVWVQRGYVDEFYDKTELSRIRAVRPSTHCQTTTVTPVPLPELLPGMDHPSWLEPYEGMLVAIPGQPGVVHGPTKRFRNGDVEIAWSPAWMVAFGAPRRAFQGEIHPPLLYWSGILGTPLPDAAWGDRIIPVPGQATAMVAAIVDYNFGKYQFLPLPGQSFAVEANPRPPGRATPTTADEISLCTFNLYGFGQGTAQYPDEASYVRQLRRRALAIAEGLQGCTVIGLQELGNPEDGRRLTELLAVAHGLDYQATALPGPDSSDPEFPLTLGFLTRQSRVSVQAARSAQGCSPTDFQVSTVDSPCPAGLYPLFSRPPLVVHLAIHGQWPEPYELYVINNHWKSKAGDETLNAAWRLEQARHVARLVQEITADEPGARVVVLGDLNDYYDSAPVRLVQAESRPSLVHAYDFLPRQDRYTYIYNGASQVLDHILISPSLLEDFAGIQVIHMNADYPTPAQERPDDLRHVSDHDPVLLRLRPGGAANLAGNLIYPDIGITLRNEDGDVLATARTDADGDFRFWNLQPGTYTLAYAPPAGIQVTPPDQPVALTVGFQQAPPAQVRHQAIETAATLLLWSLNARAEIQGISR
- a CDS encoding peptide ABC transporter substrate-binding protein, whose product is MRSFHVFLAIGLAAMLVVGAIWWLRPLFSDEPATPASETPPALAPTFTPTALAAPAPTPAPQPAHTLIQAVHQDADSFNPVLTTNETSLAVIDKLFPRLLAQDPQTGLAPVSGGGLAVDWRIGEGGQVLTFTLRTDLQWSDGQPVTARDVQFTYQALVSPAVASPYRTLAAAIAGLSVPRPDTLVVRLQQPGCPFLQLLRHPVLPAHAYGDDFSGLRDHPLNQAPTVSAGPFEFVSWTPGQEIVLARRASTATPSGAAAVAPALQRWIFRVVPDAAERRRLLAAGELDLVRLAPGERQQVAALPGVVAATFPENGYTFLALNLADPADPRPGRDDQDQPVPQPPHPILGDLRVRQAIAHAIHIQRIDQAIYQGELVPMASYVLPTVGWAYAPGLTPYAYDPAAAAQLLEEAGWVDRDGDGVREKDGQVLHLTLLTNEDNPRRVQMGEFIQADLAAVGMAVTFQPLPFDRLAQELLGQRFDLALAGWDHVAPDPGLSTFWHSREDRPGTGYNFTSFHDAGVDTWLDQARLASECDPEVRAAAYRAVQEEIHARLPYVLIGSQTTGWAYSSGWQGVLEPAPWGFVLERRLWQETLP